One bacterium DNA segment encodes these proteins:
- a CDS encoding deoxyribodipyrimidine photo-lyase — protein sequence MKHEERTSIINPGRVCRLGDGNGEGNSVIYWMSRDQRLNDNWALLFAQQTALERKLPLEIVFCLVPEFLQATLRQYEFMIKGLEQIEQGCEKFGIGFSLLLGKPEDELPKYLAKIKPAALVTDFTALRINRRWKDSMAQRTNTPFFEVDAHNIVPCLVASGKQEYGAYTIRPKIRKLLPEYLTEFPKLKKHPFSSTKQPNPTNWERVRKSLKIDRSIGIVDGFDSGEAAAIKVMRHFLEKKLSRYDTDRNQPQIDGQSNLSPYLHFGQISAQRVALEAQRFDLHVPSQEAFLEELIVRRELSDNFCHYNDKYDAFEGFHPWAQKTLNEHRNDTREYLYTLDEFESAQTHDQLWNAAQLEMVTTGKMHGYMRMYWAKKILEWSPSPEEAMETAIYLNDRYELDGRDPNGYTGIAWSIGGVHDRAWGTRPVFGMIRYMSFDGCKRKFDIKSYIAKHANRG from the coding sequence ATGAAGCACGAAGAGCGGACATCAATCATCAATCCCGGTCGAGTCTGCAGACTTGGCGATGGCAACGGCGAAGGCAATTCTGTCATCTACTGGATGAGCCGAGATCAAAGGCTCAATGACAATTGGGCGCTGCTCTTCGCACAACAGACTGCTCTGGAACGCAAGTTACCGCTCGAGATTGTCTTCTGTCTGGTGCCAGAGTTCCTTCAAGCGACGCTGCGGCAATATGAGTTTATGATAAAGGGACTTGAGCAAATCGAACAAGGCTGTGAGAAATTCGGCATTGGATTCTCACTCTTATTAGGGAAACCGGAAGACGAGCTCCCTAAGTACCTTGCAAAGATCAAACCGGCTGCACTCGTAACCGACTTCACCGCATTGCGCATCAACCGCAGGTGGAAAGACTCCATGGCTCAAAGAACGAATACTCCCTTCTTTGAAGTCGATGCTCACAACATCGTCCCGTGTCTGGTAGCGTCTGGCAAACAGGAGTATGGGGCGTACACAATCCGCCCGAAGATTCGAAAACTGCTGCCGGAATACCTGACAGAGTTTCCCAAATTGAAGAAACACCCATTTTCTTCAACCAAGCAACCAAACCCCACAAACTGGGAGCGAGTTCGCAAGTCACTCAAGATTGACCGCTCCATCGGCATAGTTGATGGATTCGACTCAGGTGAAGCCGCCGCAATCAAAGTTATGCGGCACTTTCTGGAGAAGAAACTCTCTCGATACGACACCGATCGAAACCAACCACAGATCGATGGCCAGTCGAATCTCTCTCCCTACTTGCACTTCGGTCAAATATCAGCTCAGCGAGTTGCATTGGAAGCACAACGCTTTGATCTACATGTTCCGTCGCAAGAAGCGTTCCTTGAAGAACTCATAGTCCGGCGGGAGCTCTCTGACAATTTCTGCCACTATAATGACAAGTACGATGCCTTCGAAGGATTCCACCCCTGGGCTCAGAAGACTCTCAACGAACACAGGAATGATACCCGGGAATATCTCTATACACTCGATGAATTCGAGTCGGCTCAAACACACGATCAACTTTGGAACGCTGCTCAATTGGAGATGGTTACCACCGGCAAGATGCACGGTTACATGCGCATGTATTGGGCGAAGAAGATCCTCGAGTGGTCTCCTTCACCTGAGGAAGCAATGGAGACAGCGATCTATCTGAATGATCGCTATGAGCTTGATGGCCGCGACCCGAATGGATACACCGGCATCGCATGGAGCATCGGCGGCGTTCACGATCGAGCGTGGGGAACCCGACCAGTTTTCGGTATGATTCGCTATATGAGCTTTGACGGCTGCAAACGGAAGTTCGATATCAAATCGTACATCGCCAAACACGCGAATAGAGGATAG
- a CDS encoding cytochrome ubiquinol oxidase subunit I — MDALMLSRIQFGLTIGFHYIFPPLSIGLGLLLVFMEGMYLKTKNPLYHQMTRFWVKIFGLIFALGVATGIVMEFQFGTNWSTYSRYVGDVFGSALAAEGIFAFFLESGFLAILLFGWNRVSPMVHFISTIMVCLGAHFSAVWIVVANSWQQTPAGHHIVGEGLKARAEIVDFWAMVFNPSSVDRIWHVYMGCWQAGAFFVLSVAAYYLIKKKHIDFAKASMKIALVLAAVASMLQLVSGHSSAVGVAETQPAKMAAYEGHYPANESAPLYLFGWVNEEQEKVQFGIAVPGLLSYMIHGDWDEPVTGLSEFPPDKRPPVNAVFQSYHAMVAIGMGLIALSWLGLWYWWRKKLFNTAWMLKAFVISVLGPQLANQLGWFSAEVGRQPYIVYNLLETKDGISKSVTAGEVITSLIMFGAIYLLLFVLFIYLLNEKIQHGPAVEDLTIKRRA, encoded by the coding sequence ATGGACGCCCTGATGTTATCCCGGATCCAATTTGGATTAACAATCGGGTTCCATTATATCTTCCCGCCCTTGAGCATCGGACTTGGATTACTGCTGGTGTTCATGGAAGGGATGTACCTCAAAACCAAGAATCCCCTCTATCACCAAATGACCCGTTTCTGGGTCAAGATATTCGGCCTGATATTCGCTCTCGGTGTGGCAACAGGAATCGTAATGGAATTCCAGTTCGGCACCAATTGGTCTACCTACTCGCGCTATGTCGGCGACGTCTTCGGCAGCGCTTTGGCAGCCGAGGGAATATTCGCCTTCTTCCTTGAGTCAGGATTCTTGGCCATCCTGTTGTTTGGCTGGAACCGAGTCAGCCCTATGGTGCACTTCATTTCGACTATTATGGTTTGTCTTGGCGCACACTTCAGCGCCGTCTGGATTGTCGTCGCAAACTCTTGGCAGCAAACTCCAGCCGGGCACCACATCGTTGGTGAAGGGCTCAAGGCCAGAGCGGAGATTGTTGATTTCTGGGCGATGGTCTTCAACCCGTCAAGTGTCGATCGCATCTGGCACGTGTATATGGGATGTTGGCAAGCCGGAGCTTTCTTTGTTCTCAGCGTAGCCGCATACTATCTGATCAAGAAAAAACATATCGATTTCGCCAAAGCCTCCATGAAGATCGCTCTGGTGCTTGCGGCGGTCGCCTCGATGCTGCAACTCGTATCGGGTCATTCAAGCGCTGTCGGCGTTGCAGAAACTCAGCCGGCAAAAATGGCCGCCTATGAAGGACACTACCCTGCTAATGAGTCTGCACCTCTGTACCTGTTCGGCTGGGTAAACGAGGAACAAGAAAAGGTGCAATTCGGGATCGCGGTTCCAGGATTGCTAAGCTACATGATCCACGGCGATTGGGATGAACCGGTGACGGGGCTCAGTGAGTTTCCGCCGGACAAACGCCCACCTGTGAACGCGGTGTTTCAGAGTTATCACGCAATGGTCGCGATTGGAATGGGATTAATCGCCCTGTCGTGGCTCGGCCTATGGTATTGGTGGAGAAAAAAATTGTTCAACACCGCGTGGATGTTGAAAGCATTCGTAATCTCAGTGCTCGGCCCACAACTCGCCAATCAACTGGGTTGGTTCTCGGCCGAAGTCGGAAGACAACCGTATATCGTCTACAACCTCTTAGAAACCAAAGACGGCATCTCGAAGTCCGTCACAGCCGGCGAAGTCATTACATCGCTGATTATGTTCGGAGCGATTTACCTGCTCCTCTTCGTTCTTTTCATCTACTTGCTCAATGAGAAGATTCAGCACGGACCCGCTGTCGAAGATCTGACAATCAAGAGGCGTGCATAA
- a CDS encoding SRPBCC family protein, translated as MKVYHLHTEQIVSKPLAEVFAFFERPENLARITPESLGFVIVTPTPIEMKVGALIDYTIKVMGMRIRWKTLISAYDPPNRFVDEQLTGPYKLWHHTHTFESADGGTKIIDDVRYALPFGVYGSIAHALFVRRDLEKIFKHREKIITELFC; from the coding sequence GTGAAAGTCTACCACCTGCATACCGAACAAATCGTCTCCAAGCCATTGGCTGAAGTCTTTGCCTTCTTCGAGCGACCGGAAAATCTCGCTCGCATTACACCTGAGTCGTTGGGCTTCGTCATTGTAACTCCGACGCCAATAGAAATGAAAGTCGGTGCTTTGATTGACTACACGATTAAAGTGATGGGCATGCGGATTCGCTGGAAGACTCTGATTTCAGCCTATGATCCGCCGAACAGATTCGTCGACGAGCAATTGACAGGACCCTATAAACTCTGGCATCACACGCATACTTTTGAAAGTGCCGATGGTGGTACCAAGATCATTGATGATGTTCGCTATGCGTTGCCATTCGGAGTTTACGGAAGTATCGCTCATGCATTGTTCGTGCGCCGCGATCTGGAGAAGATCTTCAAGCACCGAGAAAAGATCATCACCGAGCTGTTTTGCTAA
- a CDS encoding sensor histidine kinase: MHRNDSPHQLQYFLRERTKELTALHKTARLMQDDSRPIVELLTEVVNLLPPAWQYPEVTVARIAVNGFDVTTRDFDRSAWMMTAPIQFVGGAAGLIEVGYVEERSPAVEGPFLAEERELLDSLADMLRNYLQYRMAIEEIKKSNDNLERLVSERTLELSNTNVALQLQIQEHENARREIVAYQKQLRKLAAELSLSEARDRRAIASDLHDHIGQALAFIRMKVSGFSGESVFCGFEESTSEILTLLDQTIQYTRSLTFQISPPVLYELGLGPSLDWLAEQFTKKHRLQVKTIVQNDVPRLPEEIEVFAFRSVQEILTNAVKHAQAKRVEMKLSLGNGTLELSVSDDGVGFPPDKSNSDSTDGGFGLFSIRERLMHLGGSIRIDSSPKQGARVTLSIPVTSGKVNK, encoded by the coding sequence ATGCACCGCAACGATTCACCGCACCAATTGCAATACTTCCTCCGCGAGCGGACCAAGGAACTCACCGCACTCCACAAGACTGCACGATTGATGCAGGATGACTCGCGCCCGATTGTCGAACTCTTGACTGAAGTAGTCAATCTTCTCCCACCGGCGTGGCAATATCCCGAAGTCACAGTCGCGAGAATCGCCGTAAACGGATTTGATGTAACCACCCGGGATTTTGACCGCAGTGCGTGGATGATGACCGCGCCAATCCAGTTCGTCGGAGGTGCCGCCGGGCTGATTGAAGTCGGCTATGTAGAAGAACGGTCTCCTGCGGTTGAGGGACCATTTCTTGCGGAGGAGCGCGAACTTCTCGATTCGCTTGCGGATATGCTCCGCAATTATCTTCAATACCGGATGGCAATTGAGGAGATCAAGAAATCGAATGACAATCTGGAACGGTTGGTGTCCGAGAGAACACTTGAATTGAGTAACACGAACGTTGCGCTGCAATTGCAGATTCAGGAACACGAAAACGCTCGCCGAGAGATTGTAGCGTACCAGAAACAACTTCGCAAACTGGCGGCTGAACTTTCGCTTTCCGAGGCGCGAGACCGTCGCGCTATTGCATCCGATCTTCATGACCATATTGGACAGGCGTTGGCATTCATTCGAATGAAGGTCTCCGGATTTAGCGGCGAGTCGGTCTTTTGTGGATTTGAGGAAAGCACTTCAGAGATTCTGACGTTGCTTGACCAGACAATTCAATATACCCGTTCACTCACATTCCAGATCAGTCCGCCGGTGCTGTACGAACTTGGGCTTGGACCGTCGCTTGATTGGCTAGCAGAGCAGTTCACCAAGAAGCACCGCCTTCAAGTGAAGACAATAGTTCAAAACGACGTGCCAAGGCTGCCGGAAGAGATCGAGGTATTCGCTTTTCGTTCGGTTCAAGAGATTCTCACGAATGCAGTCAAGCATGCACAGGCAAAGCGCGTTGAAATGAAGCTTTCGCTCGGCAATGGCACGCTTGAACTGAGCGTGTCTGACGATGGAGTCGGATTTCCACCAGATAAGTCAAACTCCGACTCAACTGATGGCGGTTTTGGGCTGTTCAGTATCAGGGAACGCTTGATGCATCTCGGCGGATCGATCAGGATTGATTCTTCACCGAAGCAAGGAGCACGCGTTACATTGTCTATCCCTGTAACTTCGGGAAAGGTGAATAAGTGA
- a CDS encoding radical SAM protein, translating into MTEFRMYPQSVVWEITFACNMRCIHCGTSAGKQRPDELTTDEALHLADELIALGTEVVAISGGEPLMRKDWREISERFVKGGVKTCLITNGLAVTEEIVDDFKRIGFTRVGFSFDGTKETHNYIRQRDDSYDKVIGAMHMMAAKGVPFCAESQISNINIGELDQMRQILIDAKCPVWRIQMTTSTGRMMENRNLILSLDNYERLVKKMIEFKQKNHEIAIDVGENIGYYGCLGTELWEDVPYFGCFAGTRVAGIESNGNVKGCLSMQEQFVEGNVRNSSFTAIWNDPNAFAYNRRFTRDTATGACHDCKYLPLCRGGCTTTSVSASGCRADNPYCTYRMEQQRGVAAPEDNALVTQLLNRFKSVQVKG; encoded by the coding sequence ATGACCGAGTTCCGAATGTACCCTCAATCTGTCGTCTGGGAGATCACCTTTGCCTGCAACATGCGCTGCATCCATTGCGGAACCTCGGCCGGCAAACAGCGCCCCGATGAACTGACGACCGACGAAGCACTCCATTTGGCTGATGAACTAATTGCTCTCGGCACTGAAGTCGTTGCCATATCAGGCGGCGAGCCACTGATGCGCAAAGACTGGCGGGAGATATCGGAGCGTTTCGTCAAAGGCGGTGTCAAGACTTGCTTGATTACGAATGGTCTTGCCGTCACTGAAGAAATCGTCGATGACTTCAAGCGCATTGGCTTCACCCGGGTCGGCTTCAGCTTCGACGGCACCAAAGAAACCCACAATTACATCCGCCAACGCGACGATAGTTATGACAAGGTCATTGGCGCAATGCACATGATGGCTGCGAAAGGCGTACCTTTCTGCGCTGAGAGCCAGATTTCCAATATTAACATTGGCGAACTTGACCAGATGCGCCAAATTCTCATCGATGCCAAGTGTCCGGTGTGGCGTATCCAAATGACCACCAGTACGGGCCGCATGATGGAGAATCGTAATCTCATACTTTCGCTGGACAACTACGAGCGACTCGTCAAGAAAATGATCGAATTCAAGCAGAAGAATCACGAGATCGCGATTGATGTCGGCGAAAATATCGGCTACTATGGATGTCTCGGAACCGAACTTTGGGAAGATGTTCCGTACTTTGGCTGTTTTGCCGGCACCCGCGTTGCTGGAATCGAATCAAATGGCAACGTCAAGGGATGTCTGTCGATGCAAGAGCAATTCGTCGAGGGCAATGTTCGCAACTCGTCTTTTACAGCGATCTGGAACGATCCCAACGCATTTGCATACAATCGCCGTTTCACTCGCGATACCGCCACCGGTGCTTGCCACGACTGCAAGTATCTTCCGTTGTGCCGTGGCGGCTGTACGACGACATCGGTTTCTGCTTCCGGTTGTCGCGCTGACAACCCATATTGTACTTATCGCATGGAGCAGCAACGCGGTGTTGCGGCACCCGAGGATAATGCGCTCGTGACGCAGCTGCTCAACCGTTTCAAGTCGGTGCAGGTGAAAGGATAG
- the cydB gene encoding cytochrome d ubiquinol oxidase subunit II, which yields MNLDLNTIWFILIGVLFTGYAILDGFDLGVGALHLFTKSDVERRTFLNAIGPVWDGNEVWLVTAGGALFAAFPEVYATAFSGFYLALMLLLFCLIFRAVAIEFRSKQEMLWWRRMWDVSFSASSVLASFLIGVALGNIGIGIPLDSDNEFVGTFLGLLNPYAILVGVTTVSLFMMHGAIYVVMKTEGELHDKVRGWINNSIIFFIICYATTTMATLLYVPQMANVIKENPVLFLVPLMNMLAIANIPREIYHGRDWRAFLSSSFAIVFLLALFGIGMFPNMIFSNPIAENSLNIYNAASSAKTLKIMLIIAAMGVPVVLAYTISIYWIFRGKVKLDSTSY from the coding sequence ATGAATCTTGATCTGAATACAATCTGGTTCATTCTGATTGGCGTGCTCTTCACCGGCTATGCAATCCTCGACGGCTTTGATCTCGGAGTCGGTGCATTGCACTTATTCACGAAATCGGATGTTGAACGCCGGACGTTTTTGAATGCGATTGGTCCGGTCTGGGATGGCAACGAAGTCTGGTTGGTGACTGCCGGCGGTGCATTGTTTGCCGCATTTCCCGAAGTATATGCAACGGCATTTTCGGGATTCTATCTCGCACTGATGTTGCTGCTCTTCTGCCTGATTTTCCGCGCCGTGGCTATCGAGTTTCGCAGCAAGCAAGAGATGCTCTGGTGGCGTCGGATGTGGGATGTATCGTTCAGCGCGTCGAGCGTATTGGCTTCATTCTTGATCGGCGTTGCACTTGGGAATATTGGAATCGGCATACCGTTGGACAGCGATAATGAATTCGTCGGCACATTCCTGGGGCTCCTCAACCCTTATGCGATTCTGGTCGGAGTAACAACAGTCTCGCTTTTCATGATGCACGGAGCGATCTATGTCGTCATGAAGACTGAAGGCGAACTTCACGACAAAGTGCGCGGATGGATCAATAATTCGATAATATTCTTCATCATCTGCTATGCAACGACGACAATGGCAACACTGCTTTATGTTCCGCAGATGGCGAATGTAATCAAAGAGAACCCCGTGCTATTCTTAGTGCCGTTGATGAACATGCTGGCCATCGCCAATATCCCGAGAGAGATTTATCATGGTCGCGACTGGCGGGCATTTTTGTCTTCGAGTTTTGCGATAGTGTTTTTGCTGGCGCTGTTTGGTATTGGAATGTTCCCGAACATGATCTTCTCAAATCCGATAGCTGAGAACAGCCTGAACATTTACAATGCAGCGTCATCGGCCAAGACTCTCAAGATAATGCTGATAATTGCGGCGATGGGTGTGCCGGTCGTGCTGGCCTACACAATCAGTATTTACTGGATATTCCGAGGCAAGGTGAAACTGGACTCGACCAGCTACTGA
- a CDS encoding SemiSWEET transporter encodes MDKATIIGLVAGTLTTLSFIPQLIKIVRSKSTHDISLVMYIVFSTGILLWLIYGLLISDVPVIVANAVALFITITILSLKVRYR; translated from the coding sequence ATGGATAAAGCAACGATAATCGGATTGGTAGCCGGTACACTCACAACGCTTTCTTTTATCCCGCAGTTGATAAAGATTGTACGTTCCAAATCGACGCATGACATTTCGCTGGTAATGTACATCGTCTTCAGTACCGGGATCTTGCTTTGGCTGATTTATGGCCTCCTGATCAGCGATGTTCCGGTGATAGTCGCCAATGCCGTTGCGCTGTTTATCACAATTACCATTCTCTCGCTCAAAGTCCGATACCGATAG
- a CDS encoding SPASM domain-containing protein encodes MAKISRYNHFQPWRNGHYIAFNARSGAVAVMTAENFDAYQNLSIKLIQSNGSSSLTDSEKELLKQLEYGRFAFPDNCDEFEAIKFQHGVSRFDMTSLGLVIAPTMACNMACEYCFESNKKGKMSAQTQTAIADFVEKRADSLNHVDICWYGGEPLLALDVIEDLTAKMLDLSQRKSFQYTATMISNGYLLSQSVVDKLVDLKVSTIQITLDGPARIHDKRRPLKNGKVSFHQIIANIVYAVTKLMITVRINVDKNFDEALIEELLLELKAAGLERRVGVYFGQLEPATSVCSNIAESCYNTADFSAVEIDYFRLLLQHGFSIEKLPSPVAAFCMAQRVNAMLIDPEGNLCRCFNYVGDPERVMGNISQPINYQDPNFTRLFNFDPTINDKCKSCNILPICFGGCPSQRVDRDLTEDQLCQGWRHNLIPMLEIIACSRQQRMKSTVKEQI; translated from the coding sequence ATGGCAAAGATCTCGCGCTACAACCACTTCCAGCCCTGGCGAAACGGCCACTACATAGCGTTTAATGCTCGATCCGGCGCTGTGGCGGTAATGACTGCTGAGAATTTCGATGCTTACCAAAATCTCTCAATAAAACTGATTCAATCCAACGGTTCCTCGTCGCTCACCGATTCTGAAAAAGAATTGCTCAAGCAACTTGAGTATGGGCGATTTGCGTTTCCCGATAACTGTGACGAATTTGAAGCGATTAAATTCCAACACGGAGTCAGTCGCTTCGACATGACGAGCCTGGGTTTGGTGATTGCACCAACGATGGCTTGCAACATGGCCTGTGAGTATTGCTTCGAAAGCAACAAGAAGGGCAAGATGTCGGCGCAGACTCAAACGGCAATTGCTGATTTTGTCGAGAAGCGCGCTGATTCGCTCAACCATGTTGATATCTGCTGGTACGGCGGCGAGCCATTGCTTGCACTCGATGTCATTGAAGACCTTACTGCCAAGATGCTCGATCTGAGCCAGCGCAAGAGTTTCCAATACACGGCGACAATGATCTCCAACGGCTATTTGCTTTCGCAGAGTGTTGTTGATAAGCTGGTTGATCTCAAAGTATCGACCATTCAGATCACACTCGACGGACCGGCGCGAATTCACGATAAACGCCGCCCGCTCAAGAATGGCAAAGTCAGCTTCCACCAGATCATTGCCAATATTGTCTATGCAGTAACGAAGCTCATGATCACTGTGCGCATCAATGTCGACAAGAATTTTGATGAAGCTTTGATCGAGGAACTATTGCTCGAACTCAAGGCCGCCGGACTCGAGCGGAGAGTCGGCGTCTATTTTGGCCAACTTGAGCCTGCAACTTCGGTATGCTCCAACATCGCAGAGAGCTGTTACAACACGGCGGACTTCTCGGCAGTCGAGATAGACTACTTCCGGCTATTGTTGCAGCATGGATTCAGTATCGAGAAACTGCCGTCGCCGGTTGCTGCATTTTGTATGGCACAGCGGGTCAATGCGATGTTGATCGACCCTGAGGGGAATCTCTGTCGCTGCTTCAACTATGTCGGCGACCCGGAGCGCGTGATGGGAAACATCAGCCAACCGATCAATTATCAGGATCCGAACTTCACAAGACTGTTCAATTTCGATCCAACTATCAACGACAAATGCAAGAGCTGTAACATTCTGCCGATTTGTTTCGGCGGATGTCCGTCGCAACGCGTCGATCGCGACCTCACTGAAGATCAACTGTGTCAGGGCTGGCGGCATAATTTGATTCCGATGCTGGAAATCATCGCCTGCTCACGCCAACAACGAATGAAAAGTACCGTCAAGGAGCAAATATGA
- a CDS encoding ammonium transporter has protein sequence MFDTGNTGFMLVATSLVMLMTPGLAFFYGGLVGRKNVLSIMIQSFVSMGVTTVLWWICGYSLCFSGGEGGIIGNLDQAFFMGIDPMTPFGAGKIPLYVFIAYQMMFAIITPALITGAFANRVRFSAYIMFLVAWLVLVYFPFVHMIWGGGILAKWGVLDFAGGIAVHNIAGFAALASVLYVGRRRIADSVPHSIPLVALGTGLLWFGWYGFNAGSELQVDTVTALAFLNTDIAASFAAATWLFLAWRLERKPKLVGLLTGAVAGLATITPAAGYVTTTSAVIIGVVAGIVCYGAVALKNKLHWDDALDVWGVHGVGGLLGIVMLGLLGTTAVNAAGANGLFNGGSEFFVKQLVAILVSSVYAFGFTYGMLWVINLITPVRTSQDEESTLDVSLHGEVAYEEPL, from the coding sequence ATGTTTGATACTGGAAACACCGGCTTTATGCTGGTGGCAACCAGCCTCGTGATGTTGATGACACCGGGTCTGGCGTTTTTCTATGGCGGTTTGGTGGGCCGCAAAAACGTGTTGTCGATCATGATTCAGAGTTTTGTATCGATGGGCGTAACCACCGTGCTCTGGTGGATCTGCGGGTACTCGCTTTGTTTCTCGGGCGGCGAAGGCGGAATCATCGGCAATCTCGATCAGGCATTCTTTATGGGAATTGATCCGATGACGCCGTTTGGCGCCGGCAAGATACCGCTTTACGTCTTCATTGCATATCAGATGATGTTTGCAATCATCACACCCGCGTTGATCACCGGCGCGTTCGCGAATCGCGTCCGTTTCTCTGCCTACATCATGTTCCTTGTCGCATGGCTGGTGCTGGTGTATTTCCCGTTCGTTCACATGATCTGGGGAGGCGGGATTCTGGCAAAGTGGGGAGTGCTCGACTTCGCTGGTGGCATAGCCGTACACAACATTGCCGGATTCGCAGCATTAGCATCAGTGCTGTATGTTGGTCGTCGACGCATCGCCGATAGCGTTCCGCACAGCATTCCACTTGTCGCTCTTGGTACCGGACTTCTGTGGTTCGGCTGGTATGGGTTCAATGCCGGTAGTGAGCTACAGGTTGATACCGTTACCGCACTTGCTTTCCTCAATACTGATATAGCGGCGTCATTCGCGGCCGCGACGTGGCTGTTCCTTGCGTGGAGACTCGAGAGAAAGCCGAAACTGGTTGGCTTGCTCACCGGTGCTGTCGCGGGATTGGCGACAATCACGCCGGCAGCCGGTTATGTGACCACGACCAGTGCCGTCATAATTGGAGTGGTTGCAGGTATCGTTTGTTACGGCGCTGTCGCACTGAAGAACAAACTTCATTGGGATGATGCTCTTGATGTTTGGGGTGTTCACGGTGTTGGCGGGCTGCTTGGTATCGTAATGCTCGGATTGCTCGGAACGACCGCTGTCAATGCTGCCGGAGCCAACGGTCTGTTTAATGGCGGGAGCGAGTTTTTTGTTAAGCAGTTGGTAGCTATTCTCGTCTCCTCGGTATATGCGTTTGGTTTCACTTATGGTATGCTCTGGGTGATCAATCTGATTACGCCGGTCCGCACCAGCCAGGATGAAGAGAGCACGCTTGATGTATCATTGCACGGCGAAGTCGCCTATGAGGAGCCGCTTTAG